The sequence TCAGACTTGAAGCTCCTACAGACTGGAGGATTAACCGCGTGATGCAAATTAAGGAAATGACCCGGACAGAAGCTACAAATTATATCAATGAAGCTGATATTAAGCGCGATGCTTTTATCGAGAAAATTATTGGCAGAAAAGCAGAAAACAATGATTTTGATGTTATTTTTAATTATGCATCAATGGAAGACGACCAAATTGTTGATGCAGTTATTAACATACTGAGAAACAAAAAAATTATTTCCCCGCATTACGAATTCTAACTAATTTGCTATTTTTAAACTGTATAAAATGAAATAACATCTTCTGAATTTTCAGAAGAAATTAATTTTAATCTCACCTTACCAAGGCCTTTCTTTTGAAAGGTCTTGCTTTTTTTTGGATTTTAATCAAAAAATAACATCTTTATGGTGATAATGTGACAATTAGTCCGTTACTTTGATATAAGATTTTAATTCGTATTTCACCAAAGTTTGTGATTTTCCGTTTTAACGTCTGAAGCGTTCTCAACTATTTTTTAATAATTACAAGAATTAAGCGGCCTAAAGCCGCAATTTTTACATTTATACATTTATATTTTTCTATTTTTTTATGAATTTATTTGTTGCAAGGTTAGACTCATCGATTACAGGTGACGACTTAAATGAAATGTTCTCTGCTCACGGAGAAGTAACATCTGCCAAAGTAATTTTTGACAGAGAAACGGGAAACTCGAAATGTTTTGGTTTTGTTGAAATGCCAAACGAAGAAGAAGCTAATGCTGCTATTGCTGCGCTGAATGAAAGCGAATTAGAAGGGAAAGAGATTGTAGTTAAAGAAGCTAATCCTCCTCAGGAACGCCCACGTCGTGATTTTAATCGCGGTGGCGGCGGTGGCTACAACCGCGGTGGCGGTGGTGGTTACAACCGTGGTGGCGGTGGCGACCGCAGAGGCGGTGGTGGCTATGACCGTCGTGGTGGCGGTGGTGGCGACCGCAGAGGCGGCGGCGGTGGTTATAACCGCGATCGTAACGATCGTTGGTAAGCTTCCGGAAAGATATTTAAAAGAAGGTGTTCGTTTTACGTACACCTTTTTTTTTATAACTTCTTCAACCACGATTCAGCATCAACCAGTTCTGTTTTATCTGCAGTTTTTACAGCATAATTAAAACCGGGTTGTATACAAAACGATCCGTATTCGCCATTTTTATTCAATGCAATATAACCGATCTGGTGCTGCTGATAATCAGGAATCTTTTTGGCAATTCTGCGTACTGCTTCTTCGCAAGCTTTTGAAGGAGACATTCCCTGCCGCATTAATTCTACCACCAAAAACGAGCCAAGTGTTTTCATCACCAACTCTCCCGATCCGGTTGCAGTAGCTCCTCCTACTTCTCCATCAACAAATAAACCTGCCCCAATAATCGGAGAATCGCCTACCCTTCCATGCATTTTGTAGCCCATTCCGCTGGTAGTACAAGCACCTGAAATTCGTCCTTCTTCATCAATAGCCAGCATCCCAATGGTATCGTGGTTATCTTCAGTAACATTCTCAATATTGATTTTATTGCTGAATTCCTTATTTTCTTTTTTCCACTGCTTCCATTCTTTTTTGCGCGCTTTTGTTAACAGTTTTTCTTTTCCAAAACCATTATCCAATGCAAATTTCAACGCCCCTTTTCCACTCAGCATTACGTGTGGGGTTTTTTCCATTACCAATCTGGCAACCGAAATGGGATGAGTAATATGTTGGAGGTAAGTTACACTACCTGCCCGTCCTCTCTCATCCATAATGCAAGCATCAAGTGTTACTTTTCCGCTTGCATCGGGGATTCCGCCTTTTCCAACTGTAATAACATTCGGATCTCCTTCGGGCACACGAACACCTGCTTCAACAGCATCCAGTGAGTGCCCCCCTGCTGACAAAACTTCCCAAGCCGCTTCATTAGCAGGCATACCGTGATTCCAGGTAGAAATTACGACAGGAAATTTATTTGTTGGCTGAAAAACAGTATTTGAAAACGTTTTAGTGGCCATACTGGCACCAGCAAACAGTAACGAGCTTTTTGCTATAAAGGAACGTCGAGATATCATATTTCAGAGACTTATTAAATTTTTTTCAAAAGTAAATAAAATAAACTCCAAATTTCATTCCAAAAGAAATTTTAACTTCCAGTAATTTTATTCTGAAATCAGATAATCTTATTCGTTTGAGAAATATTCGAGCGTCTTTCTATAATTTGAAAAAACCACTGCGCGTGAAATAAACCCAAGGTATTTACCATCATCGATAACCGCCAGGTTATAGCGGTTCGAAGTTTCAAATTTCTCTGCCACAGTTTCCATATTATCTGTTGATGAAATATAAAACTCGGGCATAAACATCAGGTCTTTTACCATTACGGTATCGTACAGCTCATGTTCGAAAATCAGGTTTTTTACTTTCGATAATTTTACCATTCCCTTCAGGTAACCATTTTCGTCAACAATAGGGAAAAGGTTTCGGTTTGATTTCGAGATAGCTTTAACCAAATCGCGCAAACTGGCATCGGGTGATATTATCTCAAAGTCATTCTCAATCAACTTCTTGACCTCCATTGACCGAAGAATAGCCTTGTCTTTATGATGCGTGATGAGCTCTCCGGTTTGTGCCAGACGCTTGGTATAAATCGAGTGAGGCTCAAAACGCATAATGGTTACATAAGCAACCGTTGAGGTTATCAGTAATGGAATAAACATTCCGTAACCACCGGTAAGTTCGGCGGTAAGGAATATTCCTGTGAGTGGTGCATGCATAACTGCCGCCATCATTCCTGCCATTCCCGCCAATGCAAAATTATTTTCAGGTACTCCAAGGTTGAAAAATGTATTCAATAAACTCACTAGAAAGTAACCGGCAATGGCACCGGTAAAAAGTGTAGGTGCAAAAATACCACCATTACCACCCGAACCCGTTGTTGCCGACATGGCAAACACTTTAAAAATCAATATTCCGGCAAGTACCAGCAATACAACATATGGATTATCTTTCCACTGAAAAAACATCGAGTTATTTAATAAATCTGCTCCCTGGTTGTTAAAAACCGAGTTAATACTGGTATAACCTTCTCCCCAAAGTGGTGGGAAAATAAAGATCAAGATTCCCAGGGTTAATGCTCCAATCAATAAACGAACAAACCAGTTCTTCATTGCTGAAAACCGACTTTCAATAAACATTGTACCACGCGTAAAATAGATTCCCATTAAACCGGTAAAAATTCCTACCAAAATATAAATCCAAATGGTACTGATATCAAAAGGCGAAATCTGTGAGAAACGCAACATTACACCTTCTCCCATGAAAAAGTATGAAATTACGGTAGCTGAAACGGCAGAAATAAGCAAAGGAATAAGAAAGGCCATGGTAAGATCTAACATCAGAACTTCCAGCGTAAAAACAATACCAGCCATTGGCGCATTAAAAATACCGGCAATAGCTCCGGCAGCTCCACACCCAACCATCAGCGTAATGTACTTATAACGCAGTTTAAATATGCGTGCCAGATTCGATCCGATTGATGCACCGGTTAACACAATTGGTGCCTCCGCTCCTACCGATCCGCCAAAACCAATGGTCAGCGAACTGGCAATCATTGATGAGTAAGTTTTATGCGGCTTTAACTTGCTGCTTTTTCTTGATATGGAATAAAGAATTTTTGAAACGCCGTGCCCGATGTCGTCGCGAATTATATATCTGACGAACAAAACAGTAAGCAAAATACCGATAAAGGGATAAAGCAGGTAGAGGTAAGTAAATCCTTCAACAGAAATCATTCCCGTTAACTCTTCAGCTACAAAGTGGATCAGGTTTTTCAACAACAATGCTGCCAATCCACTCAACAATCCAACCACCAAACTCAGAATGTACAAGAAATTCCTTTCCGGAATCTTTGCAATCCTCCACGCCACAAGTCGATTCACCAACTTGTTTATCCTCAACTTATTAATTCTATACACTCTAAACATGAGAAACATTAATTATCTGTTTACGATAACGGGTAAAAACACGAGCCCTCGAAATAAATCCAATGTATTTGCCATCCTCGATAACGGCAAGATTGTAGCGACCGGATGATTCGAACTTGGCAGTAACAATTTCCATGCTGTCGTTCGGATCAATTGAATATTCCGGCATATACATCAATTCACTTATTTTCACAGTATCGTATAGATCATGATTAAAAATCATGTCCCTTACATCGTCCATCTTTAACATTCCAACCATGGTACCATCTTCTTTCACCACAGGAAATAAATTGCGGTGATTTCGCGAGATAGCAACAGTAAGGTCGCGCAAAGTTGCATCGGGAGAAAGTACTTCGAAGTCTGTTTCAATTAACTTCTTCACTTCCATCATTTGCAGTACGTTTGCATCTTTATCGTGCGTAAGCAATTCTTTGCGTCGTGCCAACTGAATATGGTAAACCGAGTTCGGCGTAAAAGCCCGAACAATTAAAAATGCAAAGGTTGCCGTAACCATAAGTGGCACAAACAGCGCGTACCCTCCCGAAATATCCGCGATTAAGAAAATCCCGGTTAACGGAGCATGTAATACTCCGGCAATTAATCCTGCCATACCAATTAAGGCGAAGTTATTTGTATTAATATCTCTGATTCCTAAACGATTAACCAACAATGCGAAGAGCATCCCGGTATTTACCCCCATAAACAGCGTAGGTGCAAAAATTCCACCAACACCACCTGCTCCGAAAGTAAGCGATGTGGCAACAATTT comes from uncultured Draconibacterium sp. and encodes:
- a CDS encoding RNA-binding protein; translation: MNLFVARLDSSITGDDLNEMFSAHGEVTSAKVIFDRETGNSKCFGFVEMPNEEEANAAIAALNESELEGKEIVVKEANPPQERPRRDFNRGGGGGYNRGGGGGYNRGGGGDRRGGGGYDRRGGGGGDRRGGGGGYNRDRNDRW
- a CDS encoding N(4)-(beta-N-acetylglucosaminyl)-L-asparaginase translates to MISRRSFIAKSSLLFAGASMATKTFSNTVFQPTNKFPVVISTWNHGMPANEAAWEVLSAGGHSLDAVEAGVRVPEGDPNVITVGKGGIPDASGKVTLDACIMDERGRAGSVTYLQHITHPISVARLVMEKTPHVMLSGKGALKFALDNGFGKEKLLTKARKKEWKQWKKENKEFSNKINIENVTEDNHDTIGMLAIDEEGRISGACTTSGMGYKMHGRVGDSPIIGAGLFVDGEVGGATATGSGELVMKTLGSFLVVELMRQGMSPSKACEEAVRRIAKKIPDYQQHQIGYIALNKNGEYGSFCIQPGFNYAVKTADKTELVDAESWLKKL
- a CDS encoding chloride channel protein — its product is MNRLVAWRIAKIPERNFLYILSLVVGLLSGLAALLLKNLIHFVAEELTGMISVEGFTYLYLLYPFIGILLTVLFVRYIIRDDIGHGVSKILYSISRKSSKLKPHKTYSSMIASSLTIGFGGSVGAEAPIVLTGASIGSNLARIFKLRYKYITLMVGCGAAGAIAGIFNAPMAGIVFTLEVLMLDLTMAFLIPLLISAVSATVISYFFMGEGVMLRFSQISPFDISTIWIYILVGIFTGLMGIYFTRGTMFIESRFSAMKNWFVRLLIGALTLGILIFIFPPLWGEGYTSINSVFNNQGADLLNNSMFFQWKDNPYVVLLVLAGILIFKVFAMSATTGSGGNGGIFAPTLFTGAIAGYFLVSLLNTFFNLGVPENNFALAGMAGMMAAVMHAPLTGIFLTAELTGGYGMFIPLLITSTVAYVTIMRFEPHSIYTKRLAQTGELITHHKDKAILRSMEVKKLIENDFEIISPDASLRDLVKAISKSNRNLFPIVDENGYLKGMVKLSKVKNLIFEHELYDTVMVKDLMFMPEFYISSTDNMETVAEKFETSNRYNLAVIDDGKYLGFISRAVVFSNYRKTLEYFSNE